In Dermacentor variabilis isolate Ectoservices chromosome 7, ASM5094787v1, whole genome shotgun sequence, a genomic segment contains:
- the LOC142587371 gene encoding uncharacterized protein LOC142587371 — protein sequence MVSLSPHLPQVGGSLPELVQKIQEEVAPLVLVFKLLPRCCDGDKDAVLRRRSLNKKLVAALKCIPGVRILNPDHLFLDYTKSPKRHLFALDGYHVSRTHGINQMAKIIRKALQAEYGPSVLSAFHDHQGKYKVVQCSACLAKGHTTGACQHYCCPRPNRRQ from the exons GAACTTGTGCAGAAAATTCAAGAAGAAGTGGCACCTCTTGTGCTTGTGTTCAAGCTTCTCCCAAGATGCTGTGACGGGGACAAGGATGCTGTGCTGAGACGTCGCAGCCTGAACAAGAAGCTGGTGGCCGCATTGAAATGCATTCCTGGTGTGCGAATTCTCAATCCTGAT CACCTGTTCTTGGACTACACAAAGTCGCCAAAACGCCACTTGTTTGCGCTGGATGGCTACCACGTTTCAAGAACACATGGCATAAACCAAATGGCGAAAATTATCCGAAAGGCCCTTCAAGCGGAGTATGGCCCAAGTGTGCTTTCTGCTTTCCATGACCACCAGGGCAAGTACAAAGTGGTCCAGTGCTCGGCCTGCCTCGCAAAAGGCCACACCACGGGTGCCTGTCAGCACTACTGCTGCCCTCGTCCTAATAGGAGGCAGTAA